Within the Telopea speciosissima isolate NSW1024214 ecotype Mountain lineage chromosome 4, Tspe_v1, whole genome shotgun sequence genome, the region GCATGGAGAAAACACACCTTATTTCAAATGAAAGTTCTTCCAAAAAATAGCATTACTTAAACACTAAGATATTATATGGCACATTCCAGTAAATTAACAGGCACCGAAACCACTTTTTAGTGGCAATATATGTGATGAATAAAAGCAACAAGCAAGTCGCTGTATCATAGGAGTACTCCTGAAATGAGATCAAGGGATGGGAGGATCGCAAGAAAAAGGGCCATGCAAGTACTGAACAACATTCCACAAAAATGTGAGAATGATTGGAGGACAGATATGGAAACCACCTTCGATGACTATACCTGAATATCACCATGCAATTTCCAGGAAGAGGCATTATTTCCAGCCAAGGATGTACTTGTTTTCACAATCTCAGATGCTTCCTACAATCAAGGAAGTTTCAAAATTTACAAATTCATTGGTTTTTATTAATGGAATTCATAGAGAAAGGTGTATTTACAGCAACTACACTTAAAGGCTAACCTCCAATAATGCAGTTCCCCAACCAAATGCACCAGAATGAACACATTCCTTAGACAAACCAAGCAGCCCGGAAGCGAGCCCATAGAGTGCAGCAACATCATGAGGTGATATTTCTAAAGCCTGTCGAAACTGCTCAATTCCCTAGAGATGGAGAGAAATTTAgttcagaaaagaaaaatgcaacTATAATGTAGCTTGATAACTCTTCAGTTTCCATGTAGCCCTCCCTAACTGAAGAATTTAGTccatacaaaaaacaaaagttcaTTCCATCTGCTCTACAGCTGGCTGACAGCTAGTAATAGTAAATAGTAATACAccccaaaacaaaccaaaaaacaagtcGACATTCAAGTCCCTAAATCAAAAAAGAACAATGATGAAAATAATCTTACTTTTCTGAAGGAGCCAAGCATCAATAAAATGTTTCCACCCTCAACCAATGCGAAGAATCTTGAGTCCTCCAATTCAATGGCTCGCCCATATGACTGCTCAGGAAACATTGTAAGCAACAATTACCCCTCCAGTGAGTCAGTTCATGATGGATTACAGTAATTAAAAAATTCTCCATCAATGAATCAATCAATTAGGAAGTTTCTTGGTGCTAAAACAAATTTAACAATTTTTAACTCCAAGTCCTCGATAATTATTTTGGATTCTATGTCAGGTTTTATCAGGTTTCGATAACTAAACCACCACACCTACAACCTCTGGAAGACTGTCCTATCTCTGAGTTTCATATCAAACTCAGGAGATAATACTGTCTCTCCCAATAACAAGAAACATGTCAAATACAGCTGGATCAGCTCAGTTGGTGTCTGAATATTGTGAACATATTGTCCCTATAACACCTACGCAAGAGGAATCTCAAATGCATTTCGCCACATGAATactgaaatctcaaaaaatgGTTGACAATCAACTCTGGACAAATTGATATAACAGCTGAAGAGTCCAAAACATTGTGAACCATTCGACCGAGGTCGACCATCGAACTTGACAAGTGATCATACCAGAGGGTATGCTTATCCATAGTTCCAACAGCCACAAGGCCCATATAATTCCATCATAAGAGTCAAATAAGGTGAAATTTGCCGACAAGGTTTCCTTGACAGACCTTGTAAAGCacattttcctacatgatgatgaggaagatgaaCTTACCTTTATAGCAGCTGTAAACATGCCCAGTCGCTGATATGCTAGGCCCAAAGCCTGGAATGGATGAAAAGCCAATGAAAATATGCCcatcaaaccaaaaggaaacAACAGTAtaaaaatggaacaaaaaatTCCCCAATAAACACGCTACTTACTTCCCACAAATCTGCACAAGTGGGGTAGCCTCGTATGGCATGTTGAAGGCTCTGTACTGCTTCAGACCATTTCTTTTGATGCACCTGGGAGTTATCGGTGAATTACACAACAACTAAAGTGAATTTCCAATTTGTTATAACGGGAAGGGAAAATAATCTCAAGAATAAGAAATGGTCAATGTTTACAGAAGTATAATttagaaagggagaaaaaaaaaggttatataAGAAGAGGCAAAGATAAGAAACCTGCAGGTAACCTAATCTCCGGAAAGCCCAAAAAGCTCGGGGCGACTTCTCCGAAGCTTCTCGGCAGACAACAATCTCCAAGCTCTCTTTTCCTTCGTCATCCAACAAATCACATAGAGCCTCCTGTACGAGAAAATATGCAGTCAATATTCAAGAGCGATGGGAAAGAAAAACCGCACCCCCATTGAATTCAATCCGTAAAGGTACAAACCCCTGCTTCAAAATCATCAGGATTGAGAGTCACAGCTCTCTGGTAGCATTTTGAAGCTCTTTGGGAATCGACAGACACTCGGCTGTAGTAATGCCCTAAGAAGCGAAATGCAGCGCCATTGTTAGGGTTTAACTTGGCGGAGATAACAAAATGCTCCACTGCTTTTTCCTTAAATTCCTTCGActcttccaccttcttccatAAGAAAAGCCCCTGTgacaataaacaaagaaaatcgAAAACCAATcattgaaagagaaaagagaaagtactTTTGAAATCAGAGCCATTGTTCATGACTAGAAAACCTTCCAATTCTATAAAAACGAAGTAGTGGAAAGCGTACGAGCTCGTAATGGTGAGAAGGGTTGTTCGGGTCGCAATCTACAGCCTCTTGCAGTTGTCTCAGGCGAGCATCGTCTTCCTGGAAAGAGAAAAGTGAGACCGAGAAATGAAATGAGAGAAGGAATAATGGTAGGAGTCGAAGAGAACGAAATTGAGATAAGAGTAATAAGGTGGGAAATAAGAATTCGAAAAATATGAGTTGAAGGAGTTGGAGATCGTAAGGGACCGTGTCTGTCATCTCGACTGATAAACCCCAAGAGTCCCAGACCGAAGACCGTTGCTGCGCGCTTTATTTAGACCAACGCCCAAGTCATGGAGGGAAACTGGGGACTGGGGAGTTCCAATAAGGCAATTCCTCTACACCCGCATagatttggaagaaagaatggaaCTCCGGTCCCAAGTGCCAATTCCCAAATCCCAACTGATGCATTCTTCATTCAATAGCTTCCAGTGATTCCAATCATTCGATTCCCGTTACTTTCTTGCTCAAAAGCGAATTCCCTCGGGTCTCATATTATTTTTGGCTGTTTACAATCGGTTGCACTTTTagtacccaaaacaaaaaatagagggTGTTCACCGGCGGGGATGGGAGAGGGCGGGgaggacctttatcccctcaagtaGAATAGATTGTCAAGTAcaccaaaaaggtacatctgATGGTCCACATGAACTTGGGGGAGTGTTTTAAACAAAAGTACTTAAGTTGTATTGtctattgtattttttggtGTATTTGAGGTGTACTGTATTTGAGGTGCAACAAAATTTAAGACGAGAATGGTCTGGGGAgagtattttgaaacatacaaaaccctaggatggttgGTGAatcgtcctctatgggtggaggaaaactttgtacaaaaaaaaaaaattagttgcAATTTGTCATTTCAAAGGTAGAACCTTTTTTTAGAGGGATAAATATATACTAGGTTGTTTCTACCATAAATGCGTTAGCCTttcccataaaaattaaaaaaaaaatgcaggagccttgtgcattgggtacgatctttttttttctttgtttctaccatgaaaattaaaaaatgcatACACTAGGGTATTGCATCACATAACCTAgagaggtaaaaaaaaaaaaggtaaagtacacgtacccccctgtaatgcacccaatattcctcgtaccccctaatgcacccaatattcctcgtaccactcctcaatattccacgtaccacccctactttaccccctaatgtcatttaagtccacaccaagtattaaatgctaaaaaataaccaaactaccctttcttctatcctttctaaaatttgaaaagacctaattgtcctgacctatttgctaaattttgaaaagactaaaatgccctcatcttccccaaatcatgaatcttcttttacatacccaccaccccACCATCACCACTTTGTACATCATCTTCTTGAGTGTGTGtgacagagagacagagagcaaTGGCTGAAAGGAACAACAGCAGCAGGCACGGTCAAGGTCAAGGAAGGGAGAGGAGgtattcttccctcttctccgtCTTCAAAGTGTTCAAGGCAGGTAAGGGGAGGAGGTCAGGGGACGGAGAATCCGAAGATATGTGAGACGAATCAGTAAATATGAGAAGGGTACGTCACAGCGACGAAGACAAAGATTGTTGGGTTGCTGAATCTGACATTGACAGGAAGGCCTCCACCTTCATTGCCAGATTCTACGAGTCTCGTGTTTCCGAATCCGGAATCCAAACTATTGCCCTATGAATTATGATCAGTTAATTATGTACATCTATGACACCATTGTAGATCGATTATTAAGATGGCATACACAGAGGAAAccaactctgtttgaatattAAAATCTCTACTTTTTGAAACGCTGAAAGCCTAAAATAATTCTAAACTGTATCCTTATGATCTTTTCTAGAGAAATCACAGCGAGGAGgtgaaatcatttttttatttctctcctGTTCTTTTTCTAGGGCTTTCAATTTCTTCCACAAGCTCCTCTTGGACCTTAGGTTTCCGATCAAttattctattttttccccAAGAATATTTGGAGGAGTTCTATGGCTTCCAGGTTTTGCTTGAGATTTAGATCTCATTTTTATAGCACTCTCTCGCAATTCTTTGTCCACCACGGCTACCCCTTTATCGCCTTTCCCGAATCTCTATTAattacttctccttctcctaaTCTCCCTTTATTCCTGTCGAATTTCCCTTCTCAAGTGCTGGAATCCGGTATCTATTGACCTTCAGTCCCCAACCAGTTCGTAAATGAACCGTTGACATCGGTGCCAGAGCTCGTCAACTTCATAACTGCCGCCTCTGGACTTACGCTCTGACCTTCAGTTGGTGGTGtaaaagtagaagaaagggtagtttggtcattttttagtaTTTAATACTTAGTGTTAGAGActgcaacagggtcaggttgggccgggctttatagaaccctagcccaaccctaagtccccttagttgggcccaagcccgaccgCACtcgactcagggccagaaaaatccaaccctgacccgcccttagggtcgggtcgggccgaccctaattggccctgatcatggggaggggaaaagaaatgcatgggttggaattgACTGGTaagaacttattaattttatataaaataacaatataataaattatattataacacttattgtcttcatatatagtatattatataaaacgatgtgggtgaaatttaaagttcataatgtataatttatatcaatatatattttatagtataatttaaatcaggatcgggccgggccaggccaagcttagATCGAGGCCTCatccctaacccgacccgacacgaccctaactcagggccagaagtttccaaccctgacccgccctcagggccaaatatctcagcccaaaccctattcgggctcaaggtgggccagggcgggttcgggccgacaaggccaaacttgcacccctacttggtgtggacttaaatggcattaggggggtaaagtaggggtggtatgtgaaatattgaggggtggtacgtggaatatttgGTGcattaggggggtacgaggaatattgggtgcattacaggggtacgtgtactttacccaaaaaattttTGGTATGACTAGAGAGGGAAAGTTTATTTCAATGGAAAGGGAAGGTAAAATAGAGGGTTCACAACATTAATGATGAGAGAGGACATATAAAAATCTCttatgctaagtcaatgggaaTACAAGAGGGGACATCGGACGGTTCATATACAAGAGACCCACATGTCAACAAGAAGAATGTAAGAGGACGCATGATACCAGCAATATATTAATCATCTtcttaaaattataaaagcagcaaaaaaggtacaaaataaagaaaaagaggagaaaatataaaaatatatatatatatatatatatatatatatttattttttttgaaaacaattTTATGTCAATGAGAGAGAtcgacacatgggagtgctcgAATAGGACACATTCTCgacccccccctcttttttttttaaatcacatACTTTTGGAGGGGAAAAATTTATATTGAGATTTAAAAgaggaatcttctttattttttcttggcaaACAAGTAACTATAAAAGTAATGGGAAAACGATCCTCATGCAAATGACGTGGGGCTGCTTTCCATGCTTTTCGGTTTTCTGACTATGTGGATCTACACTGACACTCTTTCTCCTCTCCAACTATGTAGAAATTGTAGATCCCCTACTGACGAATCATTTCACGTGCCATGGAGATTCCCCTATACAAGTGGCATGGCAAACCATCCCCAAAAGGACcatattctatttcttttcttttttttcattcaacaaactactctctctctctctctctctctctcattctcaaaatatatattttgaaaGATGGTTCTCTAAGCAAATGGCATAaaggagcacaccaatgaggtgtgACAGAATGATTTCATACATAAGAGGGTAGTGGGGTCATTTCATTTGAGCAAGAGACaaatagagaaagaagatgTTAGCGTACCCTCCTCGACCAACCCAGATAACCATTttccatatatattttttagggaTTGAATTCTATGTCCGACTATGTAACGTATGCTAATGACTCCCTGTGTCTATCTTCTCCCTCCCTCATATATCATTTCAATataagagggaggagagagagatacatagAGAAGGCGCTAGCATATGCTATGCAGCCTGACAtcattctttttcctatttttaaatGCAAGTATGTACTTTTTGAACATAGATGTTTTTGGGTATAATATACTACAAGATAATTTACTTTGAAATGTCTAAAGACAATGTGAACCTAGATTTGATTATGGAGTTAATAATTGGGTTGTAgcttttaaaacttttttttcttttttttctggggTAAGAAGCTTTTAAAAATGCACTAGCCGAAAAAATCTAACTATATTAGGTCGGAAATCGGATTCCCCTGCTTTTTGGTATGGTTTGGACTCTGGACATAGAATTGCTTGGAATAACAAAAAACTATCCAATTCAATCCAAAGAGGTACATATTTTTAAAGAACTATAATCATTTTGAAGTTATGTCTACAAAATAGTTCAATGTTAAGTCAAGAGGGAGATGAACTTAAACCagtccattttttattttgaaaactatGAAGATTTCTTtgttggtggaggtggaggtggaggctGGGGTAAGATTAGGCTGTTTAGGTCTATGATCAATAATCATATTCTTAATAACTCTCATTCGTATCTAAACCTACTAGGATGCATCCTCCAATCGATAGAAATTGGTGTCTACATTGTTGTTTTTATTAAGTCTTCTATCATCAGCTCATTCTTCAATTGGTGCACGGTTATAGCCCTGGTCTCTTGTCATTGTTTGGGAGCCTATGCTTTCAAGTTCTATTTCAGATGGTGGTTCTTTTCACGCTTCCCTCATAGTAGTCACCCAAAATTATTTAGCCTTACTAGGTGGTCCTTGCTAATTCACTTGAGATTCCATATGCCCATTTTAGCGAATGCTTTTCAAGAAGCATTGAAACTAATCGTGTGGGTGATTTTGGTTTATTAGTAAgaatccttttttttggggggtaaattATTAGTAAGAATCTTAGGTCTTTATTGGATAATGGGTAACTTTGACTTTTGGGATTtgttcaatatatatatatatatatatattttttggtataaaagATATTTATTCAAAAAAGAAGCGGTTACAAGCCAAGGAATCCTTATCAATGAGACAAAAGAGCCAAAAGGAGTGGAGCTGAGCCAAGATGTCTTACACCACTCAGACAGGCCCCTCCTAGCCAAGGTGTCTGCTATGTGATTTGCAGCTCTTGGGATGTGGGAGAAAACATCACTAATAGGAGCACAGATTATTCTAATATCGTCAATGATTGGAGAGATCACTTGATTTATATTAATAGAGCCAattctttatttgttattttatgtgcCGCATCATTCGTGAGTGCAATTGTTAAATCTGCACCGAGGCCCTTCCCTCATGTAATGAGTATTACTGGTAACTTGAACAGTTCATACCATTTTGAGTTCAAACAGGCCTGTCTGGGAAGTCTGCTGGATACCCAATTGATTAGTTTGATCATTTGCGTACCAGAAAAGTCCTGGGGCAGGGTGGATCCGGTTTATATTGGCATATGGCAGCAAGGGGGCTAACCCAATAATCCGTGTCTAACGATTCATGACGGAGACGAAGATCAGGGGTTGATGTTGCTGATGACGATGAGTCGATGACGATGACGACCCTGGCAATGAGTGGAAGGTTCACAATGTCCGTACAGAAATCGCCGCCTGCAAATGGACAAACTCCAGAAGCCCTAGCCCCAATCTATAAAAAATGCATCGCCTTCACGACGCCGCAAAACTACGCGGAGAGGTTATCTCACCTCCTGCAGCTCAGTGGTGCGGAGCCGATATGGTCTCCGACGGTTGTCGTCGAGCCCACCCCACGAACCAGAGCTTCCATCAGAaactttcttctctcttcaccgAGTCAAGGCGACAACGACGCATCCAGTCTCCAGGATTTCTCCGCTATCGCATTCACGTCCAGGACAGGAATCTTGGCGTTTGCAGAATCCTTAACTGAACTCGAAAATCCCCCATTAGCCCCAACCGACCGAGGCTTTACAGTCTCTGCTCTCGGGAAAGATGCCGAGCTTCTAACGGAAGGATTTCTCGCGATGCTCTGTGAGGACCCGAAgaggagaattagggttttagtacCACCGAAGGCAACACCGGCATCCATGGTTGAATCTCTTGGGACCGGACATGGACGGAGGATATTGTGCCCGGTTCCTCTTGTGGTTGGAATCAACGAACCGCCGGTGATCCCTGATTTTCTTCGAGCTCTATCTTCGAGGGACTGGATTCCGGTAAGGGTCTCGGCGTACGAAACGAGATGGGCTGGACCGAAGTCCGCGGAGGTTCTCTTGAGAAGGAAAGAGCGTCTGGATGCCATAGTGTTTACAAGTACGGGAGAAGTGGAGGGGATGTTGAAGAGTTGCAGAGACTTAGGGTTTGATGATTGGGGGACGGTAAGAAAAAGATGGCCGGGATTGGTTGTGGCAGCGCACGGGCCGGTTACTGCTTTAGGGGCAGAAAGATTGGGCGTCGGCGTTGATGTAGTGAGTTCGAGGTTTGATAGCTTTGAAGGAATTGTCGAAGCTCTTGCTCTGAAGTGGGGAGCTGAGTCAGCTCCGGTTCATGATTCTTAAAAGAGAATGTAACTAACTATAAATTGATTCATTAGGGCAACTGAAACTAGGAAAAGCTTTAGCAGTATTTCTTTTTcagcttttcttttattttaccCGGCCCTCATACCCTCACAGACTACGAACACTTCAGAAATTCAAATGTTATAACCTTCGAAAGAAAGCTTGATAGTGCGAAACCctcctcttccaaatctttaATTAACTTAAGAAAAAAATGATATAGAAGTTCAAGGATTATTATCCTCTGTCAAGTGTTAATATCTCAACCTAGTGCTGCGACACTGCCACATTTTAAGGAATTGAAAAAGATAATTTTTCAAAGTTCAAAAGGATATAATCCGCAAAGGTTCTTGAGTTGCATTTAGCAGAAACTCTACAAACTGTAATTAAATAATCTTAAAATCTTTTGGCCTCCTCCAACACGTTGAAGACCCACTCTTACTAGTGTCAAGTCTAAACTCTACACTCAATGGAGGGGGTCATGATGAATTGAGGGATCCCTTATTTGAGTGAAAGAGCCAACATAAGTTGCTCCTTCTGAATGAATCGCGATGGAATCAATGTAAGATGGGTTATAGGATTGGCTGTATCTTTGCCAACATAAGTTATGAGATGAGGGCCAATTAGATGCTATGAGAAAGAGGGGGAGATCAGGCATTCATTGCCTTAGATACTACCAAAAAGAGAGGTGCCTagttaaggttgtgtttggtatgtgttcttgaaatgcattctatACCAAGAACACAGTTTAGATCATAAATGATGCTGTTTGGTACATtccacacactctctctctctctctctcccccccatATATTCAGACCTCAAAGAGGTTGTTATTCATCTTCTTTTGTGGATAGCCTTGCTGGCTAATGTGTCATGACAACTTGACAACCTGAGCtaccaataaattttttttcttttctaaatgatcttttttttggtaatcacaTAAACCACACACAAATCtcaaaaggttaaccaacttttGGGACTGCAGAATGGTGGATATACACAATATACATCATACTCACAcacccaatgtgggactaaacccatgcACCCAGTGCACATAACacaacggtttttttttttttttagttaatcACACAAAGCAAACGTCAATCCCAAGAGATTAATCAATGAAAGTGTCTAAATGATCTTTCTCTtatcataaaagaaaaatgtaagTGTTGGAATGATGCCTCTATGGTTCTACATGTGTATTTATAACTCAACACCTTTTTTAGCtaacccttattttattttcaaaagttctttaaaatGAGGGTATaaaatggttttttaaaaaaaaattgaaattacatATCACTGTTGTcatatcaaaaggtgtcattattGTGCATATCTTTTTAGTGTAAAATGAAACAACACTATTTACCTCAATTGAAATACAAATTGTGTTAtattaaaagtacaaaaaaagtAAGGtcacaaattatttgacaaatATTAAGAAAATCCCTTCAATCATGAGTTAAGGACTGCTACCTCATCTGTAAAAACGATGGACAAGGTAGCAACAACCAAAGAGAGATAACGTACAACGGATCCAGATCTCctacggcccagctgcccgtagcagcttGTGCGATGTGATAGGACCacgcgtgcaatgaccgccttacccctgctcgggcaaggcgctggGCAGAGGGTAAAGCTGTCATTGCGCGTGCGGCCTAGTCTGCGTCGCACAGGCTGCTACAGGCAGCTGGACCATAGACGATCTGCATTGACGACAAAAACacttgaaaaaagaagaagcacaTCTCACAAGAAAACAGAGCCCACCACCCCTTTCACAAGAATCACGTCAATACAGAATCGTTTTGAGCCATACATACCTGATGGCCCCAAGTTCACATAGACACACCATGCAATTGGAATGAATGAACTATAAATAAGTCATCACTCAGAGAAGCCACAGCCCACAGGGACGTAAGGGGGTTGCCCATATATATTGGAAAGTCAATGAAGGATTTCTTCAGGTGTTCTTCTTGTGCCTTGCAATAGTTTTCTGCCATTTCACAAAGGTTTGAATGATTCAGAAGGATAGCTT harbors:
- the LOC122658220 gene encoding uncharacterized protein LOC122658220, which gives rise to MTTLAMSGRFTMSVQKSPPANGQTPEALAPIYKKCIAFTTPQNYAERLSHLLQLSGAEPIWSPTVVVEPTPRTRASIRNFLLSSPSQGDNDASSLQDFSAIAFTSRTGILAFAESLTELENPPLAPTDRGFTVSALGKDAELLTEGFLAMLCEDPKRRIRVLVPPKATPASMVESLGTGHGRRILCPVPLVVGINEPPVIPDFLRALSSRDWIPVRVSAYETRWAGPKSAEVLLRRKERLDAIVFTSTGEVEGMLKSCRDLGFDDWGTVRKRWPGLVVAAHGPVTALGAERLGVGVDVVSSRFDSFEGIVEALALKWGAESAPVHDS